The DNA region AAACAGGGTGGGTTACAGTAGGTAGAAAGTCTAAGTTGTCCACTACTGTTTTCAACTTTTCATGTTTTAAttagaaaaacacattttaacaAAATCAAGTATCTTTTGAACTCTTAAATCAAAACACCTTAGAACACACGAGAAAACTTGCAAcggcaaaatttatttttaagttataaaaatatatgaacatgTCAAAAATACACTAATTTACAAGTTATACAGAGTTTGGAGAAAGTTAATTCCCAAGAATTCACATCAGTTCTTTACATGCACTTTTTGAGACTGTTCTCCACAAGAAAAAGGACAGTAAGTGGGCATTTTGATTGTTGCTGCTAAAACTGTGGCCTTAAAATTCCAAAACAATaaatttttgaataaaattttgagtataatgtgtacttttttttcaGTGTGACAAGAAGGTGTACTTTGTCAGGCCTACCTCCTTCTTTCATCTAAATACAATTTGAGTAGTATATCAGAATTAGTGTAATTTGGAGCCTTAAGAATATTACTGTTTTTAAGATTGGtataaaacattaataaaatacaAAGGTTTTATAGTTAAACCAAACAccagttaagatttttttcttttctcttcagaaGCTGACACATAACATTGAATTGTTCTTTTGAGGTTTACAGGGAAATCTGTTCTTCTCTATCTTTCACAAAATGTAGCCACACTATTTGCCCAATGTTACATGGAAGaacaaatcataaaataattttaaatttaaataatatataatacagctGAGAGTACAAAACATGGGGACATTAACTCACTTCATGGGTACATAGTATTTTGGCCTACAGTTCACATGGAAGACTTAGACGTTTATAGTATCAGAGATAGGAAATGGCTTTGTTTCCATCTTTCCTATTAGACCCTGTCACAAGGTTAGGCTTATTGCTGACATTTTACCCCTATACATTCTTGAATAAACTGACTTATGTTGGTGACAAGTATGAGGTAAAGTACAAAACCTCGAAAGTTCATTCCTGGGGCAAAAGTGACATTCACAGCCATTTGGCAAGGATAATAAGAGAGATTTAAGTCCTTAAAAATAAGCTACATGTTTTAGGAGATAGGAAACAAATTACAAAACTGTACTATTCAGTctaccccctcccatcccttacTTTTGGCTTCAACCTTTGTCATTACCcattttctcattaaaattatTAGTTCTACTACCTACTCATTTACCTAAATTTAGACCTGGAGCTGCTAAGAAAAATGGTTTTAAGAAATTTTGCTTTTAAGTCACTAAATGTACCCAATACTCAGGTATCAACTGAGAATATTTTGCACATCTCtagccaacaaaataaaatacaaaagaaaaaaagtaccaaATGGCTCTACATGCAACTCAAATGTCAGAGTTGTTATGCAAACCTATACTGATCTCtaaaaaaagtatatattaacTCTCTTACCAGTGTTAACTGAAAATGAGTATCACTATCAATATAAGTTTCACCATCAAATTAAGCTAGTAACAAACAATTCCACTTTTTCCCCAGAGATCTATGTTGTGCTGATATTCTATTATAAAAAGATTCCATTTTTGAAGTAGGCTGGATTCACAGTGAGTATGTTAGTACTGAGATCATGTTTAATACTACTGTAAGAATGTCATTAGTGGAATGTGTTTATAAGGCATGTAAAAAACTAGCATTAAAGCTCTTGAGGGCAACAATCCAAACTGGCAGCTGCATCAAAAAGTGCtgctaaaaatacaaaaatattaaagaaagtgCTTTTACAAGGAAAAGCTTTTTAGtgaaatgtattattttgtatataAACTTTTGTTACTGGAACTAAGGACTTGTGCCCTATTTAACGACTATTAGACCAATCTTGAAACCGGAAGCAATCGCTGGCAATCTTCCACACTTTGTTATTATTAGAAGCGTTCGGGGCTGTCAGCAGGAAATTCTGGTTAAAGTAGTGTTGTTTGTTCCCATCAAACTTCACGGTTCCACTGGTCACAACAAGAACTGTAGAGTGGCACTGAGTAGCGTGCTCTTTATcaatacagaaaaaggaaaaaaaaaagaggtcagttTCTATTTCTAAATAAGCCTATTTTAGGGTATACAGCTTTTGATCTAACACTTAAGAAATTCACAAACATTCTTTACCTTGAGCAGGTGCACCCAAAACGAGAAAACTACTACTCCACAAAAATATCAAAACTATTTCCCATTCAAAAAGCTTTGGGGGTATTCTAAGGTGTCAAAATAacttacacatttatttttttattaggtTTCTAACAGCTTATCCatattttgtttcttggttttatgttatttttttatttgctttgttaatataaaggtgatgtacaaaacaGTTTTAAGTATGTAagtcagctaatgagtacattttttttggacAACGCCACTCTTCTTTCACTCACTCCCAGCATATTTTGTTTCTTAAGCTATCTCTGCacaactttttgttttcctttttaaggaaaaaaataacactgaAAATCTACTTCAGGCACTAAGGACTACATTTagagttaaattttaaaatttaactgaATTCTGAACCAAATTCTTCCTTCCCAAGAGTGATCCCTTCACAGAGCAAGGAAAACTTCTGTGAAGTTCTAACAAGTTTGAGATACTATAAAAATAGTGGTAGGCGAAATTTTTGTCTGGAGATACTCTCCTTTCCTTTCAATTAACAAAAATCAAAGTTAGTCTTatacaatctttatttttttttgcaaaattggGGGACTTAATGAGGCTTGTGccggtaatcctagttactcaagagactgagatttgtggatcacagtttgaagccagtttggcaGAAATGTTCGTGAAActttaatatatacacatatatatttattgttattgtagaggtgatgtacagagggcttacagtacATCGGCcaggtagtgagtacttttctttttgaaccatgtcatccCATTTCTtgctctctcacagtttttcctttccatccccactcacaagttgtatggttcattttccatAGTGTCTAGAGAGCACCAATGCTGGATGTGTTCATGCTTTggcccaccttttctgtgcctccctttaccTTCGCAAAGACAAATAACCaaacaggagaaaaggaaaagagacaaaaatagcaacaagaaaagaaatctcttgttttcatttcttggaatttattttgtagaatattaGTAGTATTAATACTATTAttttggttggtcttggggcttgaattctgggcttgggcgctatccctgagctcttcagtttaaggcgagtgccctaccacttgagccacagcaccacctctggttttctggtggttaattggagacaagcgtttcaaggactttccttcccaggctggctttgaactacaatcctcagatcttagcctcctaagtattgctaggtttacaagcatgagccactggcacccagattagagtattatttatatgattattatgcacatagcttttgagccttTTGTGTTCTGTTCCTATGATATCTTTCTTTGGTCTcactaaaagctcagggacagcacccaggacctgaatttaagccctgagaccagcacaaatacacacacacagacacacacacacgatggggattgaatccaaggcttTGCACATGGCTAGATAGGTGCTCTACCTCCTGGGATACATTTTTtctacttttagttatttttcaacagAGCCTCACTTGTATGCCCAGGTCTTGACAATGACCTTATGTTTCCTGTGCGGCTGAGATGATAGGTACCCTCTACCATGCccggctttttactggttgagatggggtctgttGAACATTTGGCCTGCATTGGCTGCAAATGCAACCCTTCCACTCTTTGCctactgaatagttaggattacaagtgtgagacaacaaacacaacaaaaaccacttttattaatttttattaaaccaTTATCACACTATCAACCAAAACCTACTAATGGTTCTCTGGANNNNNNNNNNNNNNNNNNNNNNNNNNNNNNNNNNNNNNNNNNNNNNNNNNNNNNNNNNNNNNNNNNNNNNNNNNNNNNNNNNNNNNNNNNNNNNNNNNNNNNNNNNNNNNNNNNNNNNNNNNNNNNNNNNNNNNNNNNNNNNNNNNNNNNNNNNNNNNNNNNNNNNNNNNNNNNNNNNNNNNNNNNNNNNNNNNNNNNNNNNNNNNNNNNNNNNNNNNNNNNNNNNNNNNNNNNNNNNNNNNNNNNNNNNNNNNNNNNNNNNNNNNNNNNNNNNNNNNNNNNNNNNNNNNNNNNNNNNNNNNNNNNNNNNNNNNNNNNNNNNNNNNNNNNNNNNNNNNNNNNNNNNNNNNNNNNNNNNNNNNNNNNNNNNNNNNNNNNNNNNNNNNNNNNNNNNNNNNNNNNNNNNNNNNNNNNNNNNNNNNNNNNNNNNNNNNNNNNNNNNNNNNNNNNNNNNNNNNNNNNNNNNNNNNNNNNNNNNNNNNNNNNNNNNNNNNNNNNNNGTGACAGGCACCAAAAGGAGTTCATTTGGACAGATGGATTTTTCATGATGTTTAGCTTGCTCATATTTTTACAAACAAAAGTTCCTTGTTGCTTTTGGTATAAAACTCACTGCTCATTAgccaagaagaaaacacaaaggggatccaaataggaaaagatgaagtcaaacattctctcttcgcagatgacatgatcctatacctaaagaaccccatagatactactcccaagctactagagctgatccaaaactttggcaaagttgcaggatataaaataaaccctcaaaaatcaacagcctttctatatgctaatgacccaaagaccaaggctgaaatcaggaaagcaactccttttgcaatagactcaaaaaaaaaatgaaatacctaggaataacatttaccaaagaagtgaaagacctctatgatgagaactttaaaaacataaaaaatgaaattaaggcagaactaaggaaatggaaaaacctcccatgctcctggattgggaggattaatacagtcaaaatagcaatattgccaaaggctatctacaaattaaatgcaatacacattaatatcccaacaccatttttttaatgaactagaggaagcaatccagaaattcatatggaacaatgaaagaccctgaaaagcaaaaacaatcctaagcataaagaacagtgctggaggaattacgctacccaacttcaagctgtattataatgctatagcaataaaaacagcttggtattggcactggaacaggcctgaagaccaatggaacagaactgaagacccagaaatgaacccacagaactatgcttacttaatctttgataaaggagctaaaaatatagaatggaaggaagatagcctctttaacaaatggtgctggcaaaactggttcaacacctgcaacaaactaaaactagatccttatatatcaccctgcaccaaaatcaattccaaatggatcaaagacctcaaaattaaaacagataccctgaaaacactaaaagaagtaggagaaacacttgggatccttggcacaggatggaacttccttaacaaagacccagaaatgctacaaatcaaagaaaggatggacaaatggactgcatcaaactgcagagcttctgcagggcaaaggacatagctcgcaagataaacagaaagcccacagattgggaaaagatctttactggccatacaatggacaaaggcctcatatctaaaatatattcagaactaaaaaaattacattcctccaaaacaaaactgcaaagaaccaacagctcccttaacaagtgggctaaagattttaaaagagacttctctaatgaagaaatgagaatggccaagagacatgggaaaaagtgctccacatcactggccataaaagaaatgcaaatcaaaacaacattaagatttcacctcaccccagtaagaatgtcctatatcaagaaaattaacaataataaatgttggaggggatgtggccaaaagggaaccctacttcattgttggtgggagtgtaaactggtttagccactctggaaagcggtatggagattcctcagaaggctaaacatagagctcccctatgacccagcagacccacttttgggcatctacccaaaagaccacaaacaagaacacactaaagccaccagcacaactatgttcatcgcaccacaatttgtcatagctaaaataaggaaccaacccagatgcccctcagtagacggatggatcaggaaaatgtggtacatatacagaatggaattttatgcctctatcagaaagaatgacactaccccattcgtaaggaaatggaaggacttggaaaaaattatactaagtgaagtgagccagacttaaagaaacatggactttatgatctccctcatagggaataattagcacaggtttaggctagtcacagcagaggatcacaagagcctaatatctatgcccctatgaatgcataagataatgctaagtgaaatgaaagtaattaaaacagtgatatatcactcgtttctataacatgaagttcatttcaccatcaacatgccatgtgaaactgtagcttctattgttgtatccccttcctgtggttgtaccagcactaacactgtatcttatctgagtacattggaaactgtatatactggtattagaactaggaaaatgaaagggaaaatcaaaattgagagagacacaataaaaagacaaacggctacaaaagcaagacttgccgaactgtttggtgtaaaccaactgaacaactcatggggggagagggaaagggggagaggggagtggggaatgagggaggaggtaacaaacagtacaagaaatgtatccaatgcctaacatatgaaactgtaacctctctgtacatcactttgataataaatatggaaaaaaacactCACTGCtcaccaaaggaaaataaatgaagcatCTTAAAGAatcttgtggctgggaatatggcctactggtagagtgcctgcctcgcatacatgaagccctgggtttgattcctcagcaccacatatatagaaaatagccagaagtggcgctgtggctcaagtgatagagtgctagccttgagcaaaaagaagcccagacagtgctcaggctgagttcaagccccaagactggaaaaaaacagaTTCAAAAAAGAACATAATCTTACCATGAACCGGTTGACAATCTAACATATTAACCTGGAACTGACTAGAAGGCAACATTTCAAAGAAATGTCTTAGCTCGCTCAGCCCGGTAACAACGTTTCCATTCCAAATTAAAGTGGCCCTGTCCAGGTACAGTCGGATAAGTgcctaaaagaaaaaggtttaaaagttttttttgtaaataagCACTTTCTGGAAATTCAGCCAAAGTTTATAATACTATATGTACATTTCCTAGCCCTACCTCAATTACTACTTCCTTTACCCTCTAATGTGAATACAGTATCTGTCATAATCTTAGCCTTTAAGAGGTATTACCCAACTCTTATCAATAGGCCAATTAATATATCTTTTCATCTTTCCAGTTTAGCCACAAGGAAAAAAATTTGCATACAAAACCAGAAAGGGCTTTAAGGTTTTGCTTTCTGTTGTACAGCA from Perognathus longimembris pacificus isolate PPM17 chromosome 28, ASM2315922v1, whole genome shotgun sequence includes:
- the Nxt2 gene encoding NTF2-related export protein 2 isoform X2, yielding MDKRRRALIRLYLDRATLIWNGNVVTGLSELRHFFEMLPSSQFQVNMLDCQPVHEHATQCHSTVLVVTSGTVKFDGNKQHYFNQNFLLTAPNASNNNKVWKIASDCFRFQDWSNSR
- the Nxt2 gene encoding NTF2-related export protein 2 isoform X1; protein product: MSADFKTYADQACRAAEEFVSIYYDTMDKRRRALIRLYLDRATLIWNGNVVTGLSELRHFFEMLPSSQFQVNMLDCQPVHEHATQCHSTVLVVTSGTVKFDGNKQHYFNQNFLLTAPNASNNNKVWKIASDCFRFQDWSNSR